The proteins below come from a single Desulfurobacterium indicum genomic window:
- a CDS encoding DUF6364 family protein has translation MKTKLTLRLDKEVIENAKRYSLKKGESVSRIVEKFFKTAFVKEEEITPTVKKLKGLLKRSEVKESDYKKFLEEKYL, from the coding sequence TTGAAAACAAAACTAACCCTTAGACTTGATAAAGAGGTTATAGAAAATGCAAAAAGGTATTCTTTAAAGAAAGGTGAATCAGTTTCCCGAATAGTTGAAAAATTCTTTAAAACTGCTTTTGTTAAAGAAGAGGAAATTACTCCTACAGTAAAAAAACTTAAAGGTTTACTCAAAAGATCAGAAGTTAAAGAGTCTGATTATAAAAAGTTTCTTGAAGAGAAATACCTGTGA